The DNA segment TGTCTACGACAGAAAATGCTTTGACCTTTTTTGCAATCGTCGCGACCTTCTGGATGTCAACGATCCTGAGAAGAGGATTGGTGGGCGTTTCTATCCATACCATTTTCGTATTTGGCTTCAATGCTTTCTTCACATTCTTAGAGTCGCTCATATCAATGAAGTCGAACTTCAATCCGAACTGCTCGAAAACCTTGACGAAAATTCGGTATGTGCCTCCGTAAAGATCGTTTCCCGCAACAACATGATCGCCGGACTTCAGGAGCTTTACAACGGCATCGATGGCTCCCATGCCGGAGGAGAATGCGGCGCAGAATTTCCCGTCCTCGAGGGCGGCGAGATTTTTTTCCAGTGCGGTCCGGGTTGGGTTACCTGCGCGCGAGTAGTCGTAGCCTTTGTGAACTGCCGGCTCAGATTGTACAAACGTGGACGTCTGGTAGATCGGCGTCATGATCGCACCTGTTGCCGTGTCGGCTTCCTGACCTCCATGAATTGCGGTTGTACCGAATCCCCATGAATTTTTCCGTAACTTCATTACTCCTCACATTTCATTCTTCTGTGTCGGTCGAGTTTTCAGTAAGTGCGTATATGAGATCCGACTTTGTAATAATGTCGAGCGAATTGTCTTCATGCTTGACGACCACCGCTGCTGTCTCCTTATCGAGCATCTTGTAGATCTTTTCTATGGAAACTCTCTCCTCAACGACAGGGAATGGCTTGTCCAGGAATTCCTTCACTTTGTGTTCCCGCAAAGCCGGATTAGAGACGAGAATCGACAGCACCTTATTTTCCGTAAGACTTCCGATTATCCTTCCATCTTCAATCACGGGGAGCTGCGAAATGTTGTTCTGTTCCATCAAGTTCGTCGCTTGCACCAGCGTCGCCTCCACGCCTACGCTGATCAACGGCCGCTTTCCTTTTCTCCCGTAGGTGACATCGCTGGCAGTCAGTTTGAACCTGGGTTCCAGGTATTGGTTGTCTTTCATCCAGGTGTCGTTGTACAGTTTAGACAAATATCTTGTACCATGATCCGGGATAATCACGACGATCATGTCTTTTTCGGTAAGCCCGGCGGCAATTTTCAAAGCCACGTGAATTGCAGATCCCGATGATCCGCCGGCAAACACGCCCTCTCTTTTTGCAAGCTGCCTGGCCGTCAAGAACGACTCTTTATCGGAAACCGTTATGACGTCGTCGATGTTCTTGAAGTCCATTATCTTTGGCATGGAATCCTGTCCGATTCCTTCTACTTTGTAGGGATGACTATCGGGAAGCTTTGCCGTCCTGTCCCAGAGGTGTCGATTTCGAAAGTATTCGGCGTAGATGCTTCCTTCAGGGTCAACTCCGATGACTTTGATGTCCGGATTTTTTTCTTTCAGATATTTTGCTGCTCCTACAATTGTTCCGCCGGTTCCGATGCCGCAAATGAAGTGTGTGATCCTGCCTTCAGATTGGTTCCAGATTTCCGGACCGGTTGTCTCATAGTGTGCCTGCGGATTGCTCGGGTTATCATATTGGTTCGGGAAAAACGAATTTGGGATTTCACGGTTCAACCGGTACGCTATGGAATGGTAACTCCGCGGATCATCGGGTTCGACGGCAGTAGGTGTGACGATGACTTCGGCGCCGAAGGCACGGAGCAAATCAATTTTTTCCTGGCTCATCTTGTCCGGCATGGTGAAGATGCACCTGTATCCTTTCATCGATGCCGCCAGCGCCAATCCCATTCCGGTGTTTCCCGAAGTACCCTCGATAATGGTTCCACCGGGTTTCAAGAGTCCGCGGCGCTCTGCGTCTTCGATCATCATCATGCCGATCCGATCTTTGACTGACCCCCCAGGGTTGAGATATTCGAGCTTTGCCAGCAGAATGGGTTTGATTCCCGCGGCGATCCGTGTCAGCCTGAGCATCGGTGTGTTGCCTATGATTTCAACGATTGAGTTGTACCACATTTCTGTACTCTAAGAGGTGATGGAATGTTAAAAGAAATTATGACTTTGAAGCAAAAAGTCCCGGCGTCTTGCTTCCGATCTCTATACGAAACGCTGCACCGGATCGAAGCCGGCGTTCTTTATCGCGCGCGTAATATGATTTAAGCTGAAACCTGAGAAATGCTTTGTGCCCGCCGCGCTCACTACGTTTTCTTCTATCATTAAGCTGCCAAAATCATCGGCGCCAAATCGCAATCCAATCTGTGCAATTTTCAATCCTTGTGTAACCCAGCTCACCTGAATTGAATCGATATTGTCTAACATGAGCCGCGAGATCGCGAGCGTCTTTAAATAATCGAATGCAGAAGATTTTTCGCGAAGGTTATCATGGTTCTCCGCCAGCTCCGTGTTCCTCGGCTGGAAAGTCCAGGGGATGAACGCCGTAAAACCGTTCGTCACGTCCTGCAGCTCGCGTACCACGATCATGTGTTGAAGCCGGTCCTCGTAATTCTCGACGTGGCCGAACATCATGGTTGCAGTCGATTTAAGTCCTAACTTGTGAGCCTCGTACATCACGCCGAGCCATTCATCCGAGGTACATTTCTTGGGTGCAATTTTGTCGCGCACGGTATCCACCAGAATTTCCGCCCCGCCTCCGGGAATCGAATCGAGTCCGGCGGCCACCAGTCGCTTAATAACCTCGCGCGTCTTCAACCCGCTCTGATCCGCTATGAAGACAATTTCTTCGGGAGACAGGGCATGAAGGCAAATGTCATAATTGGATTTTATGAATCGAAATGTATCCTCGTAATAATCCAGACCCAGTTCAGGATTCAAGCCGCCCTGCAAGAGTATTCTCGTCCCGCCGAGGTCCATGGTCTCCTGAATTTTGTTTCCGAGCTCCTCATATGTCAGCCTGTAGCTCTTTTTTTCGTCGCCGACTTTTGCGTAAAACGCACAGAAAGTGCATTCGGTAACGCAGACGTTCGTGTAATTAATGTTCCTATCGATGATATATGTGATAACCGGCTTGGGATGTTTTTTCCATCTGACATTATCGGCCAGCATTCCGATTGTAAGCAGGTCGTTGGAATTGAATAAATCCATTCCCTCTTCAAATGTCAGGCGTTCTCCTTCACGGACCTTCTTAAAAATCTGTTCCAACATGGACCTATTTCCTCATCAAAATGGCGAAAAGCGGTTAAAGAAACAACGACAAGAGAAATGTGAGCACATGAAGACTAACAATACAGATTGGGAAAAAGGTTTCAAAATTTCTTCCGGCCGCGCCAATCCCGGAAGACCTCCCTATTCTAACGGTGTCTTTGGAAGTTCCGCCTCCGACTGTTAAATTTCCACGCAAATAATCGTTGAACAAAGATAAATGAGAGCATTAATACCGGTCGCTGGCGTGGGAACCCGTCTGCGTCCTCATACATACTCGCTGCCAAAAGTCTTATTGAACGTTGGGGGCAAACCGATCGTCGGGCATATCGTCGATAAACTCTGCGATATCGGGATAAAAGAGATATCCGTCGTGGTAGGATACATGGGCGACATGGTGCAGGAGTATCTTACGAAAAATTTCAAGGCGAACTTCAAATTCTTCTTTCAGGAAGAACGGCTCGGACTTGGACATGCAGCGCACGTTGCACTGTCCGGAGATTCCAGCGATGAACCGCTCCTGATTATCCTGGGAGATACTGTTTTTGATGTCGACCTGAAGCCGCTCCTGCAAAGCGAGTATTCGAGCATCGGCGTGAAAAAAGTCGACGATCCGAGACGGTTTGGTGTGGTGGAAACGGCCGACGGATCGGTCAGGAAGCTGATCGAGAAGCCGGACCGGCCGACCTCAAATCTTGCAGTCGTCGGGTTGTATTTTATAAAGTCGCCGCGGAAGCTTACTGATGCGCTCGACGAGGTCATCGGAAAAAATATAAAAACGAAAGGCGAGTACCAGCTTACCGATGCTTTGCAGATCATGCTGGATCGCGGTGAGCGAATAACTTTCTTCGAGATCGATGGATGGTATGATTGCGGGAAGCCTGAGACCTTGCTTGAAACCAACAGACATTTATTAAAGAAGACCAAGCATTTCAAAAGGCGCGATGACGTAGTGATTATTCCGCCTGTTTACATCGCAGACTCGGCTAAGATTGAAAACTCGGTGATCGGTCCTAACGCCACAATAGATCTGGGAGTGACAATAAAAGACTCGCTGATTCGTGATTCCATAATAGGAGCCGGCGCTTCGATACAAAACTCGCTTCTCGAAGGGTCGATTGTCGGGCAGAACGCGCAGCTTAAAGGGAGTTTCAAACGCGTTAATGCCGGCGATTCGACTGAAATTGATTTCCTATAAAAAAATTTTGGAGAAATAAGATAATGTATAGACTATTTACTTCAGAGTCTGTCACCGAAGGACACCCTGACAAAGTTTGTGACCAGATATCCGATGCCGTACTCGATGCGCACTTAGCTATCGAACCGAATTCCAGAGTTGCTTGCGAAACTTACGTCACCACCGGGCTGGTGGTAATCGGCGGAGAAGTGACCACCAGCGAAATGGCCAGATCAAAGATCGATCCTGCGTCGATCGCCCGCAGGGTGATCTGCAAGATCGGCTATAATGACAGCAAACTCAAATTCGATTCGGAGTCGTGCGGAATAATAAATGTAATGCACTCGCAGTCTGCCGACATCAGCAGGGGCGTTGTCACGGGCGGTGCAGGCGATCAGGGAATGATGTTCGGCTATGCTTGTGATCAAACCGAAGAATATATGCCCCTGCCAATCGCGCTGGCTCACAGGTTGACCCGTCGTCTTGCAGAAGTGAGACGAATGCCGAAATCGCCTATGCCATATTTGCGCCCGGATGGAAAAAGTCAGGTGACCGTTGCATACCATGACAACGGGAAAATAACGGTCGAGACGGTTGTCGTCTCGACACAGCATGATCCCGAGCCTGACGGCACGAGTGAAAAAAGATGGCAGGACAAGATCGATGACGACGTCAAGAAGCATATCATCAGGGCGGTAATACCGGAAAAATTCCTGACGAAGGAGACTAAATATTATATCAATCCAACGGGAAGATTCGAGATTGGCGGACCGCATGGTGACACGGGACTTACCGGGAGAAAAATAATCGTGGATACTTACGGCGGGTACGCTCCGCACGGGGGCGGCGCTTTTTCAGGAAAGGATCCGTCAAAGGTTGACAGGAGTGCAGCTTACGCCGCGAGGTATTTGGCAAAGAATATCGTCGGCGCCGGGCTTGCAGGAGAGTGCATGATTCAGTTTGCCTACGCCATCGGAGTTGCCGAGCCGGTTTCCGTTTTGGTCGATACGAAGGGCACGGGGAAAAATATTCCGGATGATGAATTAGCAAAAGTCATTAGGAGAGTCATGGATTTGACCCCGGGTGGAATCACAAAGCATCTCAACTTGCGCCGGCCGATTTTTGAAAAGACTGCAGCCTATGGACATTTCGGAAGAGATGACAAGGATTTCACATGGGAAAAATTGGACCTTGTGAAAGCCCTGCAGAAAGAAGTAAAGTAAGATTTTGAAGAACAAGAAGACATTGGAGAATTTTATCGATGGATGAAGTGAAGGAGCTTTACAGAGTAAAAGATATTAAACTTGCAGATGAAGGCAGGAAAAGAATCGCCTGGGCCGAATCAAGAATGCCCGTCCTGATGGCACTGAAAGAGAAGTACACCGCGGCAAAGCCCTTCAAGGGATATAAGATTGCCGGATGCCTTCATGTCACGAAGGAAACTGCGGTGCTCGTCAAGACATTCGTAGCTTGCGGTGCGCAGGTAAGCTGGAGCGGCTGCAATCCTCTTTCCACCCAGGATTCCGTCGCAGCAGCACTTGCATCGGAAGATATTTCCATTTTTGCGTGGCACGGGATGTCGGTAAAAGAATTTTATTGGGCGATCGACGAAACGATAAAGATGAAACCTAATCTGACACTCGACGATGGCGCGGATTTGATCTTCACTTTGCACAACAAGTATTCGGATCTCGCCGAGACCGTGGTGATCGGAGGAACGGAAGAAACGACAACCGGTGTGCACAGACTGCGTGCCATGGCGGCCGATGGGGCACTGAAGTATCCTGTCGTCGCTGTCAACGATGCCGAGACAAAATGGGATTTTGACAATGTATACGGCACGGGTCAATCGACGCTCGACGGTATCCTGCGAGCAACTAGCATTTTGCTTGCCGGGAAAAATATAGTGGTCGCCGGTTACGGCCATTGCGGGAAAGGCGTTGCAACGCGCGCGAAGGGACTCGGCGCAAATGTGATTGTCACAGAAGTGAAGCCTACCGCTGCACTGAAGGCCACGTTGGAAGGTTTCAGAGTTATGCCGATGGATGAAGCTGCAAAGATCGGAGATATATTTATCACTGCGACCGGCGTTAAAGATGTCGTGGTCGACCGCCATTTCGAAAAGATGAAAGATGGCGCTGTCGTCTGCAACACCGGTCATTACGACTGCGAGCTTAACCTGAATCATCTAAAAGGCATCACTAAGAAGATTCAGGAGATTCGCCCGAACAACGAAGAACACATGACCAAGGATGGAAGAAGAATTTACGTACTGGCCCAGGGCAGACTGGTGAACCTCGCGGCCGCCGAAGGCCATCCGTCAGAAGTCATGGATATGTCTTTTGCGAACCAATTTATGTCCCAGCTCAGGCTTGTCGAGCTTCATAAGAAAGGGAAGAGACTTGAAAATAAGGTCCATGACATCCCGCCGGAACAGGATCAGGAAATTGCATTGGTGAAATTGAAGACAATGGGAATAAAGATCGACAAGCTCACCCCTGAGCAGGTGAAGTATCAAACAGATTACAGTTCAGGAACTTAACGCAAGATTGGCGTGGAAGGTGTCAAGAAGGCTGTTTGGGAAATTACTGAACAGCCTTTTGCATTTATGCAGTGTATGGTAAACTCGCTGCTGCGGTATCCGATGCCGCGGATTATTTGATCTTATGCGGGTAACGAAGATAGATTTCCTGGATCTGCCGGAGCTTGAACCCTACCGGACAATGCGCCGCACTTTAGAACACCGTGCGATAGGAATATTCGTGGCCGAAGGCGAGAAGGTCGTTTGTCGTCTCATCGAGAGTGATCTGGAACTCGTTTCGATTTTGCTAACGCAAGAGTGGCTCGATCAGTATCGGGATATTCTTTCAAGTCGTCTTGCCGAGGAAGGTGTTTTTGTTGCGGAGAAAGTTCAGCTTGAACAAATTGTCGGGTACGGATTACATCAGGGAATCATGGCGATAGGAAGGGTCCCGCGATCATTGAATATTTTTGAGTTTTTAGAAAAATGTCCGAAACCTAGATTGTTTGTTGCTGTCGACGGAATAGCAAACTCTGAAAACATGGGAGTGATTGTCAGGAACTGTGCTGCGTTCGGCGTACAAGCTTTGGTTGTGGGTGAAACTTCCTGTGACCCGTATCTTAGACGCTCGGTCAGAAATTCTATGGGGACGATTTTCAACCTGCCCATTGTCAACGTCGACAGGTTGTCAGAAACAATGAAGAAATTATCTGAAGGGGTTCGCTCGGAACATGAAAAATCTTCAATCCGGATAATTGCGGCCGACCCGAAACATGATTCCAGTGAAATCTCAGGAGTCGATTTGACAGAGGATATTTGTTTGGTTTTCGGCAGCGAAGGTGAAGGAATTTCGGGAGAGGTTTTGGAGAATTGCAGCGTTCGAATGAAGATTCCGATGCACCATGATGTAGACTCCATCAACGTGGGAAGCTCTGTAGGCGTTATTCTTTATGAAGCTGTTCGTCAAAGAGGAAAACCAAAGCCCCGGATCTAGTCCGGCTTAGGATAGCGATATTGAGGCAGACTGCCTCTCGCGTAGTTCAAATATAGTTTAAAATCAATCTATTTCGGGTGTTTTGTTGGCACAACCATTGTGAGTTATAGGTGTGCTTGAAAAGCTTTTAGACTAATCTCAGACAGTTGGAGAAATAAAATGTGTCTTGGTGTGCCTGGAAAAATCACGAAGATCGTCGATAACGAAACCGGATTGAAGATGGGAACGGTGAACTTCGGCGGTGTGTCAAAGGAAGTATGTCTTGCTTATGTGCTCGAAGCAAAAGTCGGCGACTATGTGGTCGTTCATGTCGGATTTGCGATCAGCATCGTGGATGAGATGGAGGCGAAACAGGTTTTTGATTATCTAGATCAAATTGATGAGCTATCCGACCGGATGCCATCGGAAAAAGATCTTGGCGAGCAAGAGCAGGCGCGATAAAATGCACGAACTCTCGATAGCCGGAAATATTTTGGAAATAGTGAATGAAAATACCGATGGAGGTTCTGAGGTTAAAAGTATAAAAGTGAAGATAGGCAGGCTTGCTGGTGTCATACCCGATTCTCTTGAGTTTTGTTTCAGTGCCATCACGAAGGACACGCCTCTTGAAAAAGCAAAACTAGAAATTGAAAACGTTGAAGTAGTTGTACACTGTAATAGTTGTGGAGCTGCTTTTGCAGTTGAGGATTTTTTCTTCCAGTGCCAGAATTGCGGAAGTCCCGATGTGAAAGTTATTTCGGGAAATGAATTGCAGGTCGTCGAAGTCGAAATAAATGATGGAGCTGATAAGCCAACGTGAGCATCATAACCATAGAAAAAAAAGTGCTGCAAAAAAACGACGAAGTGGCACAGCAAAACAGACTGGTATTTGATAAATACGGCATCTATGCAATAAATCTAGTGAGTTCACCTGGCGCGGGCAAAACGAGCTTACTGGAGAAAACGCTGGAGTATCTCAAGGGCAAAATCGGAATTGCCGTGATCGAGGGCGATGTTCAGACCGATCTCGATGCGCGGCGCGTCTCGAAGCTCGGCGTGCCTGTTGTCCAGATCGTGACAAACGGCGGATGTCATCTTGAAGCGAAACTTGTTCAGGATGCCATTGTAAATATTCATATGGAAAACGTAAAACTTCTGGTAATTGAAAATGTGGGCAACCTGGTTTGCCCGGCTGGCTACGACCTTGGCGAAGCAGTGAAAGTGGTTGTTGCGAGTACCCCTGAGGGGGACGACAAGCCGTTAAAGTACCCTGCTATGTTTCGTAATGCTTCGGTTTTGATCATTAACAAAATAGATCTTGTGCCTTATCTCAATTGCGACCTCGTACAACTTAAGAAAAACGCACTTCAGATAAACCCGAACTTGAAAGTATTTGAAACCTCCTGTACCACCAACGCGGGAATCCCTGACTGGTCTGAGTGGCTTTTGAGTAAAGCGATTTGAAAACTCGTCTTCACATGGTTTTACACGGTGCGGTACAGGGTGTCGGCTTTAGACCTTTTGTCTATCGGCTCGCTGCGGAAATGGGACTCAACGGATGGGTGCTCAATTCGTCGCAGGGAGTGTTCATAGAGGTTGAAGGCGAAAAAAATCTTCTTGATCAATTTGTAATCCGACTCGAAAAAGAAAAGCCTCCGCGAGCTTATGTCCAGGGCATTGAGACTTCCTTTCTTGACCCCGTCGGTTACGAGAGCTTTGAAATAAAAGAAAGCAACTCTGACGGTGAGAAAAGTGTGCTGGTACTCCCCGATATTGCAACATGCCCGGATTGTGTGAGAGAAATTTTTGAACCGGGCAACCGCAGGTATCTTTACCCTTTTACAAATTGCACGAACTGTGGGCCAAGATTCAGCATCATAAAATCTCTGCCTTACGACAGACCTAACACGACGATGCAAAAATTTGAGATGTGCGAAGAGTGCAGAGAAGAATATGAGAATCCGGGAAACAGGAGATTTCATGCACAACCGAACGCATGTCCGAAATGCGGACCGCACATCGAACTGTGGGACAGAAACGGCGGAGTTTTAGCAGCGCACCATGATGCACTTCTTCAGGCTTCTGAGGCAATAAAAGTTGGAAAGATAGTTGCACTGAAAGGAATCGGTGGCTTTCAGCTCCTTGTGGATGCACGAAACGACGAAGGAGTGAAACTCCTGCGCGTCAGAAAGCATCGTGAAGAGAAACCATTTGCGCTGATGTATCCTTCATTGGGGCGTCTGAAGCAAGAATGTGAAATCTCGGAAATCGAAGAGAGGCTTCTCCTTTCACCTGAAGCGCCGATCGTATTGTTGAAAAGGATGAAGCAGGAAATGCCGCAGATAGCACCGTCGGTTGCTCCCCGCAATCCGTATCTGGGCGCAATGCTCCCTTACTCTCCGCTCCATCATATCCTGCGGCGGCAACTCGATTTTCCTTTGGTTGCAACGAGCGGAAACATCTCGGATGAGCCGATTTGCACTGATGAATCTGAAGCGATCGAGAAGCTTAAGAACATAGCCGATTTCTTCCTTGTGCATGATCGACCTGTTGAGCGGCACGTCGATGACTCTGTCGTGAGGGTGATGGCCGGTCGCGTCCAGATTGTCCGCCGTGCAAGAGGATACGCGCCGTTCCCGATTGAAAATGAGAATGAATGCCGTAAAGTAGTGCTTGCGGTAGGCGGACATTTGAAAAATACCGTGGCGATGAATTCCGGGAACAACATATTTCTAAGCCAGCACATCGGGGATTTATCCACTCAGGAAGCGTTGCGTGCTTTTGAGAAGGTAACGGGGGATTTCCAGAAACTGTATGAGATTTCTCCGAAACTGATTGCACATGATATGCACCCCGATTACTCGTCGACTCACTTTGCCGAGAAGGCGCGTGGCGAGAAGCTGAGAGTTCAGCATCATTTTGCTCATGTTGCGTCCTGCATGGCTGAGAATAAACTGGAAGGAGATGTTCTGGGCGTCTCCTGGGATGGAACGGGATATGGAGAAGATGGCACGGTCTGGGGCGGTGAATTTCTTTTGACCGATGGGGCGTTCTATGAACGAATCGCGACCTTGAGATCATTTCGGTTGCCGGGCAGCTCGGCTTCAATAAAAGAACCTCGGCGCACTGCTATAGGACTCCTCTATGAGATTTTTGGCGACGAGTTGTTTCTGATGAAAGACCTGGAACCGATCAAGGCATTCGATGAAGGATCACTTGCAATCTTAAGACAAATGCTCGCGAAAAAACTGAACTCGCCGGTTACGACCAGCGCCGGACGGCTCTTTGATTCAGTATCTTCAATAGTCGGCTTGCGCCAGGTTGTCAATTTTGAAGGTCAGGGCGCGATGGAATTGGAATTTGCACTGGACGGAGTCTGTTCCGAAGAAACGTACCATTTTGAACTTGCAGGAAGCAGAAGACAGGACTCGGTGGTTAAGAAATACTACGACCCGGATTTCGTAATTGATTGGGAGCCCATGATAAGGGAAATCATCTTCGATGAGTCGAGGACAATCCCTTTCGGATTAATCTCTGCAAAATTCCACAATACCCTGGTTGAAATGATTGTCGCGGTCGCCGAGCAGGCAGGCAGGGAAAAGGTTGTGCTGAGCGGCGGGTGTTTTCAGAATAAATATTTGACCGAAAGAGCGGTCGCGAGGTTGTCTGAAAAGGGATTCAAGCCGTACTGGCATCAGAGAGTGCCGCCAAATGATGGAGGAATTTCGCTCGGGCAAATATTTGTTGCATTAAATAGGAGCAAGAGACAGGGAACACGGAGTCAGAATCAAGAAATCAGAAGTGAGGAGCTGACGGCTGAAAATTAAATGAAGTATCTTGATGAATACAGGAACGCTGACGCCGCGAAGAAGTACGCTGAAATGATCCATAAAGTCACGAAGCACAAGTGGACCATGATGGAAATTTGCGGCGGTCAGACACATGCGATCGTGAAATTTGGGATAGACCACCTGCTCCCGCAGGAAATCACGCTTGTTCATGGCCCGGGATGTCCAGTTTGTGTCACTCCGCTCGAGATAATCGACAAAGCTATCGCGATTGCGGGAATGCGCGATATTATCTTCACTTCATTTGGTGATATGCTTCGCGTGCCCGGTTCGAAAAAAGATCTGCTGACCGTAAAATCCGAAGGCGGTGATGTCAGGATAGTCTATTCGCCGCTTGACGCTGTGAAGTTAGCCCGACAAAATCCGAGTAAAAAGATTGTTTTCTTTGCCGTCGGGTTTGAAACGACAGCTCCGGCAAATGCCATGGCCGTCCGGGAGGCAAGCAATACGGGAGCAAAGAATTTTTCAATCCTCTCCTCGCATGTCCTTGTTCCTCCGGCCATAGAAGCCATACTGTCATCGTCGTCCAATCTTGTTCAGGCATTTCTTGCAGCGGGTCACGTGTGCACGGTTATGGGATATGAGGATTATTTGCCGATATCGAAACAATATAAAACCCCGATTGTCGTCACAGGATTCGAGCCCGTTGATATTCTACAAGGAATTTACATGGCAGTTAAACAACTTGAAGAGGGAAGAGCTGAGGTTGAGAATCAATATGCCCGCGCGGTTAGGAAGGAAGGAAATATTCCGGCGAAGAAAATGTTGTCCGAAGTCTTTGAGGTGATAGACAGAAAGTGGCGTGGTATCGGGACGATTCCGCGAAGCGGATGGGGGTTGAAACCCGAATTTGCCGACTACGATGCGGAGAAAATATTTGACGTGGATGAAATAGAAACTAAAGAATCGTCGGCCTGTATTGCCGGTCAAATCATGCAAGGACTGAAGAAACCTAATGAATGTCCTGCCTTCGGAGCGGAATGTAAACCGGAGCGTCCGTTGGGTGCACCCATGGTTTCGTCCGAAGGTTCGTGCGCGGCATATTTTCATTATGGAAGGTTTAGAGAGGCGGAAAGGAATTGAGCAGTGACAAACAAACCTCCGATTGATCTGAGCGGCGGCTTTGCCTGCCCCATTCCGAAATCCGAGTACGAGAATATCCTCCTGGCACACGGCAGCGGTGGAAAACTCACGCATCAACTCATCGAGAAAATGTTCCTCCCTCAGTTCAAAAATAAGCTGCTTGAGCCGCTCCATGACGGTGCGGTATTTACAGTCGGGAAACAAAAGTTTGCTTTCACGACCGACTCTTACGTCGTGCATCCAATTTTTTTCCCGGGCGGAAATATCGGTGAGCTTGCAGTGAACGGAACCGTAAACGACCTTGCGATGTGTGGAGCCAACCCGGTTTACCTTTCTGCCGGCTTCATAATCGAAGAAGGATTGCCCGTGGATGATCTTTGGAAAATTGTTCTGTCAATGCAGGAGGCCGTGAAGCGTGCAGGAATTATGCTTGTCACCGGAGATACGAAGGTGGTTGACCGGGGAAAGGGCGACAAGATTTTCATAAATACCTCCGGTATCGGGATTATTGAAAATGGAGTTGAGATTAGCCCGAAGAAGATAAAAGTTGGCGACAAGATAATTGTCAGCGGTGAAATTGCCCTGCACGGCATCGCGATCATGTCGGTGCGTGAAGGGATCGAGTTTGAAACGGAAATCAAAAGCGACACCGCACCGCTGAATAAACTCGTGCAGAAAATGTTAGACGCCGGCAACATCCATGTCCTTCGTGATCCGACTCGCGGCGGTGTTGCAACGACGCTGAATGAGCTTGCTGAACAGTCGAAGCTTGGTATTCTGATAGAGGAAGAAAGCATACCAGTCCCCGATGACGTGCGCGGTGCTTGCGAAATCCTCGGACTAGATCCGTTGTACATTGCAAACGAAGGAAAACTTCTTGCA comes from the Candidatus Acidiferrales bacterium genome and includes:
- the hypF gene encoding carbamoyltransferase HypF, which produces MVLHGAVQGVGFRPFVYRLAAEMGLNGWVLNSSQGVFIEVEGEKNLLDQFVIRLEKEKPPRAYVQGIETSFLDPVGYESFEIKESNSDGEKSVLVLPDIATCPDCVREIFEPGNRRYLYPFTNCTNCGPRFSIIKSLPYDRPNTTMQKFEMCEECREEYENPGNRRFHAQPNACPKCGPHIELWDRNGGVLAAHHDALLQASEAIKVGKIVALKGIGGFQLLVDARNDEGVKLLRVRKHREEKPFALMYPSLGRLKQECEISEIEERLLLSPEAPIVLLKRMKQEMPQIAPSVAPRNPYLGAMLPYSPLHHILRRQLDFPLVATSGNISDEPICTDESEAIEKLKNIADFFLVHDRPVERHVDDSVVRVMAGRVQIVRRARGYAPFPIENENECRKVVLAVGGHLKNTVAMNSGNNIFLSQHIGDLSTQEALRAFEKVTGDFQKLYEISPKLIAHDMHPDYSSTHFAEKARGEKLRVQHHFAHVASCMAENKLEGDVLGVSWDGTGYGEDGTVWGGEFLLTDGAFYERIATLRSFRLPGSSASIKEPRRTAIGLLYEIFGDELFLMKDLEPIKAFDEGSLAILRQMLAKKLNSPVTTSAGRLFDSVSSIVGLRQVVNFEGQGAMELEFALDGVCSEETYHFELAGSRRQDSVVKKYYDPDFVIDWEPMIREIIFDESRTIPFGLISAKFHNTLVEMIVAVAEQAGREKVVLSGGCFQNKYLTERAVARLSEKGFKPYWHQRVPPNDGGISLGQIFVALNRSKRQGTRSQNQEIRSEELTAEN
- the hypA gene encoding hydrogenase maturation nickel metallochaperone HypA → MHELSIAGNILEIVNENTDGGSEVKSIKVKIGRLAGVIPDSLEFCFSAITKDTPLEKAKLEIENVEVVVHCNSCGAAFAVEDFFFQCQNCGSPDVKVISGNELQVVEVEINDGADKPT
- a CDS encoding HypC/HybG/HupF family hydrogenase formation chaperone — protein: MCLGVPGKITKIVDNETGLKMGTVNFGGVSKEVCLAYVLEAKVGDYVVVHVGFAISIVDEMEAKQVFDYLDQIDELSDRMPSEKDLGEQEQAR
- the hypD gene encoding hydrogenase formation protein HypD, whose product is MKYLDEYRNADAAKKYAEMIHKVTKHKWTMMEICGGQTHAIVKFGIDHLLPQEITLVHGPGCPVCVTPLEIIDKAIAIAGMRDIIFTSFGDMLRVPGSKKDLLTVKSEGGDVRIVYSPLDAVKLARQNPSKKIVFFAVGFETTAPANAMAVREASNTGAKNFSILSSHVLVPPAIEAILSSSSNLVQAFLAAGHVCTVMGYEDYLPISKQYKTPIVVTGFEPVDILQGIYMAVKQLEEGRAEVENQYARAVRKEGNIPAKKMLSEVFEVIDRKWRGIGTIPRSGWGLKPEFADYDAEKIFDVDEIETKESSACIAGQIMQGLKKPNECPAFGAECKPERPLGAPMVSSEGSCAAYFHYGRFREAERN
- the hypB gene encoding hydrogenase nickel incorporation protein HypB; translated protein: MSIITIEKKVLQKNDEVAQQNRLVFDKYGIYAINLVSSPGAGKTSLLEKTLEYLKGKIGIAVIEGDVQTDLDARRVSKLGVPVVQIVTNGGCHLEAKLVQDAIVNIHMENVKLLVIENVGNLVCPAGYDLGEAVKVVVASTPEGDDKPLKYPAMFRNASVLIINKIDLVPYLNCDLVQLKKNALQINPNLKVFETSCTTNAGIPDWSEWLLSKAI
- a CDS encoding RNA methyltransferase, whose protein sequence is MRVTKIDFLDLPELEPYRTMRRTLEHRAIGIFVAEGEKVVCRLIESDLELVSILLTQEWLDQYRDILSSRLAEEGVFVAEKVQLEQIVGYGLHQGIMAIGRVPRSLNIFEFLEKCPKPRLFVAVDGIANSENMGVIVRNCAAFGVQALVVGETSCDPYLRRSVRNSMGTIFNLPIVNVDRLSETMKKLSEGVRSEHEKSSIRIIAADPKHDSSEISGVDLTEDICLVFGSEGEGISGEVLENCSVRMKIPMHHDVDSINVGSSVGVILYEAVRQRGKPKPRI